The Pristis pectinata isolate sPriPec2 chromosome 12, sPriPec2.1.pri, whole genome shotgun sequence DNA window GAAAGAATGATAGCCAGAGGACACAAATTAATGTGATTAGCAAAATAATTGGATAATATGGAGAAAACTTGCTATAAACAAGACAAAGATTTGGAATATGCTATCTGATGGGGTGGAAGATGTAGATTCAACAGTAGTTTTTGAGAGGAAACTGGATGCATatttaagtaaaacaaaaattgctgttaCCTGGGGGAAGAAGCAGGTACTTAAGAAATTACATTTTTTCTGCTCAACACTCTGTGCTACATAATGAATTTTTGAACCCAGCTTTTGAATTTGAAATATTACATAAATCTGTAATATAGCAGATCCTCTGATTGTTAGTGCCAGACTTAGGTTTCCATTAGTGTCGGGATCAAGCTGCAATTTGCTCAATTTAGCCACAGTTTTTATTAGCAGCATTAGTAACCTACTTAATGTGTAATACTACAAGAAAATGTGACttaattttttatttgttcattttgagATTACTTAGTTATTGTATTAATAACACATTTGGCTATTTTTATAACTTTGGATCAACATTAAGAGTGAGCCTTTCACAACTGTGCTTCCTTTTAGGTAGCCTGTGAAATGGGATCAGGCTGCAGGTAGGCACACAACAGCAGTTATCTGCTCAGCTTGTCTATACTGGAAATGGTTGCCAAGGCAAGGTAGCAGGGTGTTACTCTGCAAGTCAAGAGTAGGTAGAGTATGGTTTGATTCTACCAACAGCATTGGAATTTGAGGATGAAGCTCCATATTTTTTGTACAATGTTTTTACAAAAAAACCTTATTTTTCCTCTCCAGTTATCATTCTCTCCACTGAAGGCACTGAGTCATGCTGGGGTACAGTTCAACATGTACATGTCACCATTCGATACCTCGCTCAAGTGGCCATTCTTCATATGTGAACCTAGACAATGGGTTTTTGCAAGCTGTTCGGCAGTGGGGGGCATCACAGCTGAGCCTGATCCTGTCCACGCACGCACTTCACAGCAGGTGAATACTGATCAGGACCTGCACCCCTGGCTGATTTTTACCTTTCACTAGCCCTTGGCTGTTGAGAGCCCCTCCTGCCACCCTAGCTGAGATCGGCTAACTCAGCACAGACTGGGAATTCGAATCTGGGATGTTCTGGTAGGTATAGCTCAGTCAAACTCTGGCTTCACCAACTGAGCTATTAGGGAGATGCACAATGgagtattttgttttgtaaagtgTGCTGTACTTTGTCCCATTAGCAAAAATGTTACTTTAAGGAAATACTTTAAATATGAAATTGTTTGTCTCTTGTACTTGCTCAACGTCTTCACTTTTCCTTAAATATCCGTCAGTTTAAAGCATTTGCATTCCAACATTTTAGATCTGTTCCTCAATGGATTGTATTTCTTTGATTTGCATGATAAATTAGTGTATTTAATCCACTTGAAGTACTGATGAGACTGTTCTTTTGTTGTCTTCTGAGCTTCTTGATGAAATTGCAATCTTAAGTTTTCTCCCTGGTTTCATCAGTCACTTTcacatttccatttcatttttataTGTTTTGATGGCCACAAACACTTTTTTGTTTAATGAGTATTCCAGACTGTATTAAATATAAGTAGCTTGGATAAAAACAAAGGGGTCATTAGCAAAGTTTAGCAGCTTTTGTGTGCTATTAAAAGATTATGAATCCTATCTTAAAACAGATTGCTGTCTCTTATTTTTGCTATTTCTGCTCTTGGTAGAAGATGCCTCTATTCTGCTGTCAGCTGATGCCTCTGCTTCATTTCTGGGGTTGGCCTCTCCCAGACCCAAGAGCTGCACTTCGGATGCATTAGCTGCACATCTGTGTTCTGTTtttacccccacaacctcttttTTTCTGCTGTGCTTTGAGGAATGCCGTGAAAAGGTGCATTTGTGTGCACATAACTGTGTATGGACCATCCCACAGTAACTGCACCCTAACGAGCTAAAATCACACTAAATCAGTACCAAACaggctaaattaaacattttggTTACAAACTATTAGtgagaaaatagtttaaaaaccGAGATTTTAAGGATTCTCAGAAGAACACTTTTATCTTGAATCAAACTTGTGAGCACCAAATGAGTGAGTAGCTGCATCTGTACAAGCACAAAGTGTTGGAGAGAATTGAGTCTAGCATTTTCATCAACAGTTTCTGGAATAGCTTGAGCATTCGTCTCAATGAGAATCCCACTGCTCACTCAAAGTGTTTGACCTTGCCTGCCATCCCTGTTGTAAATAACAGGATGCCAACCAGCCCCATTCTCGCTTCATCTTGGGCCATGTGCTGTTGATTCTGAGGTACCCAACTCCTCTGTTCCTTGATCCATTTGCAGCATAAGTTCTCTCTGCATGTACGCCATTCTAATCCATGTGCTCCATCTCTCAATCATAAGCAACACCAGGGAGGAGTTCTGGTTAAATACATTAAAGCTTTGCATGGTACTGGACTGGTTGAAAACTCTGACCAGTCTGTTTATGATTAAACACCAGAATGTATAgttcaaaatgcaaataaaaaaactgcagatgctggaaatctgaagtaaaaacagaaaatataagaaatgcttaatgggtcagacagcatctgtggagagagaaaaaaagaagagTTAACTTTTTAGGTTGAGGACCTTCCATTGGACATAGGAAAAGGTagaaattaaacatattttaggATGCAGGGGAGGGGTGAGTAGAATAAAAGGGAGTCCATGATAAAGAGACCCACTGACGCAAGTGATGGTGATGCTGATTGTGAGATGGTGGTGAAGGCTTATTAAATGTAGCTGATATGGTGAGGAGGTGTagatagatcagctgtgattaagaTGCCTTCAGCCAGTGACACTATCACTTGTATCAAGTGTTCTCTCTTAGTGTCTTCTCTGGCACTTGCATTCCTTTTTGTTCTCACAACCCATCCctccttgcaacttaaaacatttgatttctaacttctaGTTCTAaagaaagtcatcaacctgaaactctgtttctctctccacagatgctgccagacctgctgaatatttctagaacACAGAGTTCCTTTTACTGCTTGTAGAACAAAAATATACTTTTATGGAATGGATTGTCAATAGTGTACTTTGAGGTAGAGTCTACTTTTGCCTAACTTTGGTTATCAGGGATGGTATGCTGCAATATTCATCTTAATGCATATTTTACCATGACACATAAgcagattgctggagtgttagaTTCTGATCACGTGGATTAACTGTTGATTGTAGTTGAGCTTGAAAGAAATCAATTTTGTTTAACAGTCTATTCCCATCATTTGTTGAGCTTGTGATGGGAATatttatcacttcacaccttGTATATGGACAAGCAGTCTGTGTGTGGAATAACTGTTGCATTAGTGCACCAATACAAACTTGCTGTCGTGATAAAAATCAGGATTTTACATTTTGTGTGATTCCAATGTATGCTATGCATTTATTATATGTTAAATATAGACCTTTAGGTTCCTGGAATTTAAATCCACACAATGATTTTATGACAGTCAAACAGCTCCTTTTGGATTAAGTACATTGTGAAATCAGTCCTGGAAAATTTCTGAGAGATAACATTAATATTTAGATACAAATAAGTATGTTTATTTGGACAATGATATCCAAATTGATGCATATTTGATTGAAGTTTAACTTGATTGTATTTCTTTTCCCATTCTGAGTATTAACGTTTTTCATTGCTGGTTCAATTTTGTGTAGCCTGTGAAtcagtttgtttttaatgtagCATTAGTATTTGTGCTTACCATGGCACAGCATGATGTGAGTATTGACAAGTGTTAGATGTCtcaagtttatttatttttcaggttcAAGGATTTGATGGGCTAAAGCTTAGTTTGCATTTTAATTAAAGACTCTTTTTCTGCTGAAATCGTAAGAGTTTAAAGATGATTTTCATAAAAGCTTACAGCAACCAAATTTGCATAAACCATACATATACCTAACGAATATTTTACTAGCCAGGTACTCCAGCAAgtatgtgaatttttttttgcacaatgtgATTTTGCTGCAGtaataatttttcttttgatcATTCAGGAATTAAAAGACTTGCAGCGAGATCCACCAGCTCAGTGTTCAGCAGGTCCATCAGGAGATGATAGTAAgggtgttttgtttttaagatgCACATTTTTAAGAATCTTTTTCCACCTGTTCTTGTCCTAAACGTTGCTTAATATTTCTTGCCTTCAATGTTTAGTGTTCGCTTGGCAAGCCACTATAATGGGACCAGTGAGTAGTTCagaattttttacattttattttcatctttaaaaGAAAGTACCTGATATATTTAAcatgtttttttccttttccctagTATGACAGCCCATACCAAGGAGGAGTTTTTTTCCTTGCAATTCAGTTCCCTACAGATTACCCTTTTAAACCACCAAAGGTGAGTTGAATTTAGGACATTCTGCACATTGAGAGGGAAAATGGTAACTTTCTCTGAGGGTAATAGTCACTTTTTATACTTTTTATAAAGGTTGCATTTACAACAAAAATATATCATCCAAACATAAACAGCAACGGCAGTATATGTCTTGACATTCTGCGGTCACAGTGGTCACCGGCATTAACAATATCGAAAGGTAGGGTCAATATCTTTGACATTTTGAATATACTCTTTGGGTATCATTTCATTGTTCATACCGTATCTCTTTTGGAATTTAAGTAAACTTTTTGTTTAGTAAAGCAAACATTTGAAACTGAAGGCCACCAAATGAAATTTGAAGAGTTGTTTTCCAACTAAGCTCAAATGAATGGAGCTTTCTTATATTTTGGTATTCATCCCACATGATCGCTCTCTCTATTCAGAATATAAGTATGGTGAGGCTAGAGGAGGAATGGTCAAGTTATTGTTCAGAGGAGTAATGCATGTTTTGGAGCTGTAGTGCGGAAAGGAGGGAGGTGGATGGGTGCAAGGCGATATTTTATCTGGAAAATGTTGTACCTGCTCTGATGTGATTTGGCATATAGGCTTTGGATATTGAGGATTATCAAAAAAAGAAGAGGTCGGATTAGAAAACTGGTTCCAGAGTTGCAGGGGTGATGGCATGCCTAACCACAATTGGCTGCTGAGATAGAGGCTACAGTAGTACCTAGAATAGAATCAGATGgggtaaaaaaattaaaaggattaCATTATTTATGTTTATGGATTTGTGTGGATCTGCACTAGCACAGTGGGCAACATGTCTTCAGTGCTAAATTTCTACTAATGCCAACCTCCTAAGAGCTTCATGTTTATTCTTATATTAACTGCAGTACTGTGCTGGAAATTTGTGGCATGGAAGTAAGTCGTCAGGCCAAAACTTGATGGCAGGTTCATCTCACTTTCCAGCTTttgcttccatatccttttatATTATGACTCTTTCAAGTGTTCTTCCAGGCATCTTTTTATATGGTGAGGGTTTGCTGCACCATCAACCTTCAAGCAGCAAATTTGAGACCCCCAGCACTCagtaaatttaacatttttgcaATTCTCCTGCATTTAACAAAGCTGGCCATGCTAGTTATTGACCTCTCCACTAAGGGAAAAAGACACTTGTAGTTTACGCTGACTAAGCCTGATGTCATTTAGCATGgttcaattaaatcttcccttgGACTCCTTTTTTCCCCAGCCTAGAAAGCTTCTCCTCATTACTCCCCAGCTGTGACGATGTcacataaatctcctctggaccctaaATACTGCTGCCAGATCCTTCTTATGGtagcacaatctgctggaggaacttggcaggttgagcaacatcccTCAAACCCTCTCccaagatgttgcttgacccgctgagttccttcaacagattgttgtttcagattccagcatctgctgtctctttcctgtagtggggtgaccagaaatgtatacTGTATGATGGCTCTGGTCTAACCATTGTTTTATACCGTTCTAGCCTGATCTGCCTGTTCTTgtattccaaagtcaaagtcgagtttattgtcatacgcacaagtacatgtgtgcacagatacaattagaaacttacttgcagcagcatcacaggcatatagaattagagacacaacattcacaagaaaaacaaatgtaaatcatacaagaaagaacacaatgagaacaaaagaaacagagtcCCCTTGtggtgcaaagtagtcatagtgttgctgtactgaggtagtaattagggttgtgcagtttggttcaagaactgaatggttaaagctgttcttgaacctggtggtgtgggacttgcaggcttttgtacctcttgcctgatggtagctgtgagaagatggcatggcccagccAATAAAGTTGGGCACCTCATTTGCTGCCTGTCTGTCCTGCTACCATCAAGAATTTGTGGACATGCATTCACCAAGTAAAGCAAGGAGCTAGTTCTGACCAACTGATTCATGAGGCTAATATGGGatcccacagactctgccactgaTAGGTTGATAGTCTTGGAGAGGTGCTCTTTCTGCCATTTatgttgggcttctgtgtgctcctggtgACCAATCTCTTCCCAGATGCTCCACCATTTAAGTGGCCATGGATC harbors:
- the ube2d1b gene encoding ubiquitin-conjugating enzyme E2 D1b isoform X1, translated to MAKRRIEKLSFSPLKALSHAGVQFNMYMSPFDTSLKWPFFICEPRQWVFASCSAVGGITAEPDPVHARTSQQELKDLQRDPPAQCSAGPSGDDMFAWQATIMGPYDSPYQGGVFFLAIQFPTDYPFKPPKVAFTTKIYHPNINSNGSICLDILRSQWSPALTISKVLLSICSLLCDPNPDDPLVPEIAHMYKTDKEKYNKQARDWTQKYAM
- the ube2d1b gene encoding ubiquitin-conjugating enzyme E2 D1b isoform X2, with protein sequence MAKRRIEKELKDLQRDPPAQCSAGPSGDDMFAWQATIMGPYDSPYQGGVFFLAIQFPTDYPFKPPKVAFTTKIYHPNINSNGSICLDILRSQWSPALTISKVLLSICSLLCDPNPDDPLVPEIAHMYKTDKEKYNKQARDWTQKYAM
- the ube2d1b gene encoding ubiquitin-conjugating enzyme E2 D1b isoform X3 → MFAWQATIMGPYDSPYQGGVFFLAIQFPTDYPFKPPKVAFTTKIYHPNINSNGSICLDILRSQWSPALTISKVLLSICSLLCDPNPDDPLVPEIAHMYKTDKEKYNKQARDWTQKYAM